Proteins from a genomic interval of Chanos chanos chromosome 3, fChaCha1.1, whole genome shotgun sequence:
- the tnikb gene encoding TRAF2 and NCK interacting kinase b isoform X10 yields MASDSPARSLDEIDLSALRDPAGIFELVELVGNGTYGQVYKGRHVKTGQLAAIKVMDVTGDEEEEIKAEINMLKKYSHHRNIATYYGAFVKKNHPGMDDQLWLVMEFCGAGSVTDLIKNTKGNSLKEEWTAYICREILRGLTHLHQHKVIHRDIKGQNVLLTENAEVKLVDFGVSAQLDRTVGRRNTFIGTPYWMAPEVIACDENPDATYDFKSDLWSLGITAIEMAEGAPPLCDMHPMRALFLIPRNPAPRLKSKKWSKKFQSFIDSCLVKNHSQRPSTEQLLKHPFIRDLPNERQVRIQLKDHIDRTKKKRGERDETEYEYSGSEEEEEERDMGEPSSIINIPGESTLRRDFLRLQLANKERSEALRRQQLEQQQNEEHKRQLLAERQKRIEEQKEQRRRLEEQQRREREIRKQQEREQRRRYEEMEQLRREEERRHAEREQEYKRKQLEEQRQAERLQRQLQQERAYLVSLQQQQQEPRPAEKKQLYHYKDAVNPSDKPAWAKEMAHLVSVKSHGSSMSGSQSLHDQSSQGVSAFQESLSPHRPPMPRQNSDPTSETPPPPPRITSRDDKFDRGSWLRQEEDVPPKVPQRTTSISPALVRKNSPGNGPGGLGPRAGTHLIRASNPDLRVALDSALQRTSSGSSSSSSTPSSQGGSNERNRVGGSGKPEGSSAASQETKPKAQEESREVTRPSRPASYKRAVDEDLTALAKELRELRCNEETNRPPVKVTDYSSSSEESESSEEEDGEGGAHDGTVPVSDIPRIMPSAGQESSESYSGMGDHEDDHSNNSYGNNSKDSTLMMRETFEDRKRSGHAESNGFPGNGNLPDLVQQSRSPLATPGEGPGRHPGLHAQDLDSVAEYGMGSGSKASFTPFVDPRVYQTSPTEDDDENSASANFADEMLRQEQEQEQARLNEARKISVVNVNPTNIRPHSDTPEIRKYKKRFNSEILCAALWGVNLLVGTENGLMLLDRSGQGKVYNLINRRRFQQMDVLEGLNVLVTISGKKNKLRVYYLSWLRNRILHNDPEVEKKQGWITVGDLEGCVHYKVVKYERIKFLVIALKNSVEIYAWAPKPYHKFMAFKSFTDLQHKPQLVDLTVEEGQRLKVIYGSSVGFHVIDVDSGNPYDIYIPSHIQSSVTPHAIVVLPKTDGMEMLLCYEDEGVYVNTYGRITKDVVLQWGEMPTSVAYIHSNQIMGWGEKAIEIRSVETGHLDGVFMHKRAQRLKFLSERNDKVFFASVRSGGSSQVFFMTLNRNSMMNW; encoded by the exons ATGGCGAGTGATTCTCCGGCCAGAAGTTTGGATGAGATCGATCTTTCGGCTCTGCGG GACCCAGCAGGTATATTTGAGTTGGTGGAACTTGTGGGAAATGGAACATATGGACAAGTGTATAAG GGTCGGCATGTCAAGACAGGCCAGCTTGCTGCAATCAAGGTCATGGATGTCACGGGA gatgaggaggaggaaatcAAAGCTGAAATTAACATGCTGAAGAAGTACTCCCACCACCGCAACATTGCCACCTATTACGGTGCCTTCGTCAAGAAGAACCATCCAGGAATGGATGATCAGTTATGG TTGGTGATGGAGTTCTGTGGTGCTGGCTCAGTAACAGACTTGATAAAGAACACCAAGGGGAACTCTCTGAAGGAAGAGTGGACTGCATACATCTGCAGAGAGATTCTcagg GGTTTGACTCATTTGCATCAGCATAAGGTCATTCATCGAGACATCAAAGGTCAAAACGTGTTGCTAACAGAGAACGCGGAGGTCAAGCTAG TGGATTTTGGTGTCAGTGCACAGTTGGACCGCACCGTGGGTAGACGGAACACTTTCATCGGTACACCGTATTGGATGGCCCCTGAGGTCATCGCCTGCGATGAGAACCCAGATGCTACATATGACTTCAAG AGTGACCTCTGGTCTTTGGGAATCACAGCCATTGAGATGGCAGAAGGAGCCCCAC cTCTCTGTGACATGCACCCCATGCGAGCACTGTTTCTCATTCCCAGAAACCCAGCACCCCGACTCAAGTCTAAGAAGTG gtCAAAGAAGTTCCAGTCATTTATTGACAGCTGTTTGGTAAAGAACCACAGCCAGAGGCCCAGCACAGAGCAGCTTCTCAAACACCCTTTCATCAGAGACCTGCCCAACGAGAGGCAGGTTCGCATCCAGCTCAAAGACCACATCGACCGCACCAAGAAGAAACGAGGGGAGAGAG ATGAGACTGAGTATGAGTACAGCGgaagtgaggaggaggaggaggaacgaGACATGGGAGAACCCAG CTCCATCATCAACATCCCTGGTGAGTCCACCTTAAGGCGGGACTTCCTGCGTCTGCAGCTAGCTAACAAGGAGCGTTCAGAAGCTCTGCGCAGACAACAGTTGGAGCAGCAACAGAATGAGGAACACAAGCGCCAACTACTGGCGGAACGACAGAAGCGTATCGAAGAGCagaaggagcagaggaggagactggAGGAG caacagcgacgagagagggagataagGAAACAGCAAGAACGGGAACAGAGGAGACGCTACGAGGAGATGGAGCAGCTtcggagagaggaagagaggagacatgcagagagagagcag GAGTACAAGAGGAAGcagctggaggagcagaggCAGGCGGAGCGTTTGCAGAGGCAGCTCCAGCAGGAGAGGGCTTACCTGGTCTCCCtccagcaacagcagcaggagCCCAGACCCGCAGAGAAGAAGCAGCTCTACCACTATAAAGACGCAGTAAACCCCAGCGACAAACCCGCCTGGGCCAAAGAG ATGGCCCATTTGGTCTCTGTGAAGTCCCATGGTTCCTCCATGTCAGGATCTCAGTCTTTGCATGACCAGTCTTCCCAGGGTGTCTCAGCCTTCCAGGAGAGCCTGTCACCCCATCGACCCCCAATGCCCCGTCAGAACTCAGACCCCACCTCTGAGACCCCACCACCGCCACCACGAATCACTAGCCGTGATGACAAGTTTGACCGTGGCTCCTGGCTGAGGCAGGAGGAGGACGTCCCACCCAAG GTGCCTCAGAGGACCACCTCCATATCGCCAGCACTGGTGAGGAAGAACTCTCCTGGGAATGGACCAGGGGGTTTGGGACCAAGGGCCGGAACTCATCTCATCCGGGCCAG TAACCCAGACCTGCGTGTTGCCCTGGATTCGGCACTCCAGAGGACCAGCAGTGGGAGTTCATCAAGCTCCAGTACCCCCAGCTCCCAGGGTGGCTCTAATGAGAGGAACCGGGTGGGAG GATCCGGTAAACCCGAGGGATCTTCAGCCGCATCCCAAGAGACCAAGCCGAAAGCTCAGGAGGAGAGCCGTGAAGTGACCAGACCTAGCCGACCAGCA AGTTATAAAAGAGCCGTAGATGAG GACCTCACCGCTCTGGCCAAGGAGCTAAGGGAACTGCGGTGCAATGAGGAGACGAACCGGCCGCCCGTTAAAGTGACGGATTACTCTTCCTCCAGTGAGGAGTCAGagagcagtgaggaggaggatggggaGGGTGGGGCTCATGACGGCACCGTGCCTGTCAGCGATATCCCTCGAATCAT GCCATCAGCCGGCCAGGAGAGCAGTGAATCATACAGCGGGATGGGTGATCATGAGGATGACCATAGCAACAATTCCTATGGCAACAACTCGAAAGATAGCACCTTGATGATGAGAGag ACGTTTGAGGATAGAAAGCGCTCGGGTCACGCCGAGAGCAACGGTTTCCCCGGTAACGGCAATCTGCCCGATCTAGTGCAGCAAAGTCGTTCTCCCTTGGCCACGCCTGGCGAGGGTCCAGGGCGGCACCCCGGTCTGCATGCGCAGGACCTCGACTCTGTGGCTGAA TATGGAATGGGGAGTGGTTCCAAAGCCTCCTTCACCCCATTTGTAGATCCGCGGGTATATCAGACCTCGCCTactgaggatgatgatgaaaacTCTGcttcag CTAATTTTGCAGATGAGATGTTGCGTCAggaacaggagcaggagcaaGCTCGGCTGAACGAGGCGCGAAAGATCTCTGTCGTCAACGTCAACCCCACCAACATACGGCCACACAGTGACACACCAGAGATCCGTAAATACAAAAAGCGCTTCAATTCAGAGATTCTGTGTGCGGCACTGTGGG GAGTGAATCTGCTCGTTGGCACTGAGAACGGGCTGATGCTTCTGGATCGAAGCGGGCAGGGGAAGGTCTACAATCTCATAAACCGCAGACGCTTCCAGCAAATGGATGTTCTGGAGGGTCTCAATGTTCTGGTCACTATATCGG gtaaaaagaacaaactgaGGGTGTACTATCTGTCATGGCTTAGGAATAGGATACTTCATAATGATCCTGAGGTGGAGAAGAAACAGGGCTGGATCACGGTGGGAGACCTAGAGGGCTGTGTCCATTATAAAGTCG tgaaatatgaaagaaTCAAGTTCTTAGTGATTGCCTTGAAGAATTCGGTGGAGATATATGCATGGGCTCCAAAACCATACCACAAATTCATGGCTTTCAAG TCTTTCACAGATCTGCAACACAAGCCTCAGTTGGTTGACCTGACAGTGGAAGAAGGTCAGAGGTTAAAGGTTATCTATGGGTCCAGCGTTGGTTTTCATGTGATTGACGTAGACTCTGGGAACCCGTACGATATCTACATCCCATCCCAC ATTCAGAGCAGTGTCACCCCTCACGCCATTGTGGTGCTCCCCAAGACCGACGGGATGGAGATGCTTCTGTGTTATGAAGATGAGGGAGTCTATGTGAACACTTACGGCAGAATCACTAAAGACGTGGTGCTACAATGGGGAGAGATGCCCACCTCTGTTG
- the tnikb gene encoding TRAF2 and NCK interacting kinase b isoform X3, producing MASDSPARSLDEIDLSALRDPAGIFELVELVGNGTYGQVYKGRHVKTGQLAAIKVMDVTGDEEEEIKAEINMLKKYSHHRNIATYYGAFVKKNHPGMDDQLWLVMEFCGAGSVTDLIKNTKGNSLKEEWTAYICREILRGLTHLHQHKVIHRDIKGQNVLLTENAEVKLVDFGVSAQLDRTVGRRNTFIGTPYWMAPEVIACDENPDATYDFKSDLWSLGITAIEMAEGAPPLCDMHPMRALFLIPRNPAPRLKSKKWSKKFQSFIDSCLVKNHSQRPSTEQLLKHPFIRDLPNERQVRIQLKDHIDRTKKKRGERDETEYEYSGSEEEEEERDMGEPSSIINIPGESTLRRDFLRLQLANKERSEALRRQQLEQQQNEEHKRQLLAERQKRIEEQKEQRRRLEEQQRREREIRKQQEREQRRRYEEMEQLRREEERRHAEREQEYIRRQLEEEQRQLEILQQQLLQEQALLLEYKRKQLEEQRQAERLQRQLQQERAYLVSLQQQQQEPRPAEKKQLYHYKDAVNPSDKPAWAKEVEERSKLNRQSSPALQHKVANRISDPSLPPRSESFSSGGIQQARTPPMHRSVEPQMAHLVSVKSHGSSMSGSQSLHDQSSQGVSAFQESLSPHRPPMPRQNSDPTSETPPPPPRITSRDDKFDRGSWLRQEEDVPPKVPQRTTSISPALVRKNSPGNGPGGLGPRAGTHLIRASNPDLRVALDSALQRTSSGSSSSSSTPSSQGGSNERNRVGGSGKPEGSSAASQETKPKAQEESREVTRPSRPASYKRAVDEDLTALAKELRELRCNEETNRPPVKVTDYSSSSEESESSEEEDGEGGAHDGTVPVSDIPRIMPSAGQESSESYSGMGDHEDDHSNNSYGNNSKDSTLMMRETFEDRKRSGHAESNGFPGNGNLPDLVQQSRSPLATPGEGPGRHPGLHAQDLDSVAEYGMGSGSKASFTPFVDPRVYQTSPTEDDDENSASANFADEMLRQEQEQEQARLNEARKISVVNVNPTNIRPHSDTPEIRKYKKRFNSEILCAALWGVNLLVGTENGLMLLDRSGQGKVYNLINRRRFQQMDVLEGLNVLVTISGKKNKLRVYYLSWLRNRILHNDPEVEKKQGWITVGDLEGCVHYKVVKYERIKFLVIALKNSVEIYAWAPKPYHKFMAFKSFTDLQHKPQLVDLTVEEGQRLKVIYGSSVGFHVIDVDSGNPYDIYIPSHIQSSVTPHAIVVLPKTDGMEMLLCYEDEGVYVNTYGRITKDVVLQWGEMPTSVAYIHSNQIMGWGEKAIEIRSVETGHLDGVFMHKRAQRLKFLSERNDKVFFASVRSGGSSQVFFMTLNRNSMMNW from the exons ATGGCGAGTGATTCTCCGGCCAGAAGTTTGGATGAGATCGATCTTTCGGCTCTGCGG GACCCAGCAGGTATATTTGAGTTGGTGGAACTTGTGGGAAATGGAACATATGGACAAGTGTATAAG GGTCGGCATGTCAAGACAGGCCAGCTTGCTGCAATCAAGGTCATGGATGTCACGGGA gatgaggaggaggaaatcAAAGCTGAAATTAACATGCTGAAGAAGTACTCCCACCACCGCAACATTGCCACCTATTACGGTGCCTTCGTCAAGAAGAACCATCCAGGAATGGATGATCAGTTATGG TTGGTGATGGAGTTCTGTGGTGCTGGCTCAGTAACAGACTTGATAAAGAACACCAAGGGGAACTCTCTGAAGGAAGAGTGGACTGCATACATCTGCAGAGAGATTCTcagg GGTTTGACTCATTTGCATCAGCATAAGGTCATTCATCGAGACATCAAAGGTCAAAACGTGTTGCTAACAGAGAACGCGGAGGTCAAGCTAG TGGATTTTGGTGTCAGTGCACAGTTGGACCGCACCGTGGGTAGACGGAACACTTTCATCGGTACACCGTATTGGATGGCCCCTGAGGTCATCGCCTGCGATGAGAACCCAGATGCTACATATGACTTCAAG AGTGACCTCTGGTCTTTGGGAATCACAGCCATTGAGATGGCAGAAGGAGCCCCAC cTCTCTGTGACATGCACCCCATGCGAGCACTGTTTCTCATTCCCAGAAACCCAGCACCCCGACTCAAGTCTAAGAAGTG gtCAAAGAAGTTCCAGTCATTTATTGACAGCTGTTTGGTAAAGAACCACAGCCAGAGGCCCAGCACAGAGCAGCTTCTCAAACACCCTTTCATCAGAGACCTGCCCAACGAGAGGCAGGTTCGCATCCAGCTCAAAGACCACATCGACCGCACCAAGAAGAAACGAGGGGAGAGAG ATGAGACTGAGTATGAGTACAGCGgaagtgaggaggaggaggaggaacgaGACATGGGAGAACCCAG CTCCATCATCAACATCCCTGGTGAGTCCACCTTAAGGCGGGACTTCCTGCGTCTGCAGCTAGCTAACAAGGAGCGTTCAGAAGCTCTGCGCAGACAACAGTTGGAGCAGCAACAGAATGAGGAACACAAGCGCCAACTACTGGCGGAACGACAGAAGCGTATCGAAGAGCagaaggagcagaggaggagactggAGGAG caacagcgacgagagagggagataagGAAACAGCAAGAACGGGAACAGAGGAGACGCTACGAGGAGATGGAGCAGCTtcggagagaggaagagaggagacatgcagagagagagcag GAGTATATTCGGAGACAGTTGGAGGAGGAACAGAGGCAGTTGGAGATCCTACAACAGCAGCTCCTGCAGGAGCAGGCTCTTCTCctg GAGTACAAGAGGAAGcagctggaggagcagaggCAGGCGGAGCGTTTGCAGAGGCAGCTCCAGCAGGAGAGGGCTTACCTGGTCTCCCtccagcaacagcagcaggagCCCAGACCCGCAGAGAAGAAGCAGCTCTACCACTATAAAGACGCAGTAAACCCCAGCGACAAACCCGCCTGGGCCAAAGAG GTGGAGGAACGCTCTAAGCTGAACAGGCAGAGTTCCCCAGCACTGCAGCACAAGGTGGCCAACCGCATCTCTGACCCGTCTTTGCCCCCTCGCTCCGAGTCCTTCAGTAGTGGAGGCATACAGCAGGCCAGAACCCCACCCATGCACCGCTCCGTAGAGCCCCAG ATGGCCCATTTGGTCTCTGTGAAGTCCCATGGTTCCTCCATGTCAGGATCTCAGTCTTTGCATGACCAGTCTTCCCAGGGTGTCTCAGCCTTCCAGGAGAGCCTGTCACCCCATCGACCCCCAATGCCCCGTCAGAACTCAGACCCCACCTCTGAGACCCCACCACCGCCACCACGAATCACTAGCCGTGATGACAAGTTTGACCGTGGCTCCTGGCTGAGGCAGGAGGAGGACGTCCCACCCAAG GTGCCTCAGAGGACCACCTCCATATCGCCAGCACTGGTGAGGAAGAACTCTCCTGGGAATGGACCAGGGGGTTTGGGACCAAGGGCCGGAACTCATCTCATCCGGGCCAG TAACCCAGACCTGCGTGTTGCCCTGGATTCGGCACTCCAGAGGACCAGCAGTGGGAGTTCATCAAGCTCCAGTACCCCCAGCTCCCAGGGTGGCTCTAATGAGAGGAACCGGGTGGGAG GATCCGGTAAACCCGAGGGATCTTCAGCCGCATCCCAAGAGACCAAGCCGAAAGCTCAGGAGGAGAGCCGTGAAGTGACCAGACCTAGCCGACCAGCA AGTTATAAAAGAGCCGTAGATGAG GACCTCACCGCTCTGGCCAAGGAGCTAAGGGAACTGCGGTGCAATGAGGAGACGAACCGGCCGCCCGTTAAAGTGACGGATTACTCTTCCTCCAGTGAGGAGTCAGagagcagtgaggaggaggatggggaGGGTGGGGCTCATGACGGCACCGTGCCTGTCAGCGATATCCCTCGAATCAT GCCATCAGCCGGCCAGGAGAGCAGTGAATCATACAGCGGGATGGGTGATCATGAGGATGACCATAGCAACAATTCCTATGGCAACAACTCGAAAGATAGCACCTTGATGATGAGAGag ACGTTTGAGGATAGAAAGCGCTCGGGTCACGCCGAGAGCAACGGTTTCCCCGGTAACGGCAATCTGCCCGATCTAGTGCAGCAAAGTCGTTCTCCCTTGGCCACGCCTGGCGAGGGTCCAGGGCGGCACCCCGGTCTGCATGCGCAGGACCTCGACTCTGTGGCTGAA TATGGAATGGGGAGTGGTTCCAAAGCCTCCTTCACCCCATTTGTAGATCCGCGGGTATATCAGACCTCGCCTactgaggatgatgatgaaaacTCTGcttcag CTAATTTTGCAGATGAGATGTTGCGTCAggaacaggagcaggagcaaGCTCGGCTGAACGAGGCGCGAAAGATCTCTGTCGTCAACGTCAACCCCACCAACATACGGCCACACAGTGACACACCAGAGATCCGTAAATACAAAAAGCGCTTCAATTCAGAGATTCTGTGTGCGGCACTGTGGG GAGTGAATCTGCTCGTTGGCACTGAGAACGGGCTGATGCTTCTGGATCGAAGCGGGCAGGGGAAGGTCTACAATCTCATAAACCGCAGACGCTTCCAGCAAATGGATGTTCTGGAGGGTCTCAATGTTCTGGTCACTATATCGG gtaaaaagaacaaactgaGGGTGTACTATCTGTCATGGCTTAGGAATAGGATACTTCATAATGATCCTGAGGTGGAGAAGAAACAGGGCTGGATCACGGTGGGAGACCTAGAGGGCTGTGTCCATTATAAAGTCG tgaaatatgaaagaaTCAAGTTCTTAGTGATTGCCTTGAAGAATTCGGTGGAGATATATGCATGGGCTCCAAAACCATACCACAAATTCATGGCTTTCAAG TCTTTCACAGATCTGCAACACAAGCCTCAGTTGGTTGACCTGACAGTGGAAGAAGGTCAGAGGTTAAAGGTTATCTATGGGTCCAGCGTTGGTTTTCATGTGATTGACGTAGACTCTGGGAACCCGTACGATATCTACATCCCATCCCAC ATTCAGAGCAGTGTCACCCCTCACGCCATTGTGGTGCTCCCCAAGACCGACGGGATGGAGATGCTTCTGTGTTATGAAGATGAGGGAGTCTATGTGAACACTTACGGCAGAATCACTAAAGACGTGGTGCTACAATGGGGAGAGATGCCCACCTCTGTTG
- the tnikb gene encoding TRAF2 and NCK interacting kinase b isoform X11, whose amino-acid sequence MASDSPARSLDEIDLSALRDPAGIFELVELVGNGTYGQVYKGRHVKTGQLAAIKVMDVTGDEEEEIKAEINMLKKYSHHRNIATYYGAFVKKNHPGMDDQLWLVMEFCGAGSVTDLIKNTKGNSLKEEWTAYICREILRGLTHLHQHKVIHRDIKGQNVLLTENAEVKLVDFGVSAQLDRTVGRRNTFIGTPYWMAPEVIACDENPDATYDFKSDLWSLGITAIEMAEGAPPLCDMHPMRALFLIPRNPAPRLKSKKWSKKFQSFIDSCLVKNHSQRPSTEQLLKHPFIRDLPNERQVRIQLKDHIDRTKKKRGERDETEYEYSGSEEEEEERDMGEPSSIINIPGESTLRRDFLRLQLANKERSEALRRQQLEQQQNEEHKRQLLAERQKRIEEQKEQRRRLEEQQRREREIRKQQEREQRRRYEEMEQLRREEERRHAEREQEYKRKQLEEQRQAERLQRQLQQERAYLVSLQQQQQEPRPAEKKQLYHYKDAVNPSDKPAWAKEMAHLVSVKSHGSSMSGSQSLHDQSSQGVSAFQESLSPHRPPMPRQNSDPTSETPPPPPRITSRDDKFDRGSWLRQEEDVPPKVPQRTTSISPALVRKNSPGNGPGGLGPRAGTHLIRASNPDLRVALDSALQRTSSGSSSSSSTPSSQGGSNERNRVGGSGKPEGSSAASQETKPKAQEESREVTRPSRPADLTALAKELRELRCNEETNRPPVKVTDYSSSSEESESSEEEDGEGGAHDGTVPVSDIPRIMPSAGQESSESYSGMGDHEDDHSNNSYGNNSKDSTLMMRETFEDRKRSGHAESNGFPGNGNLPDLVQQSRSPLATPGEGPGRHPGLHAQDLDSVAEYGMGSGSKASFTPFVDPRVYQTSPTEDDDENSASANFADEMLRQEQEQEQARLNEARKISVVNVNPTNIRPHSDTPEIRKYKKRFNSEILCAALWGVNLLVGTENGLMLLDRSGQGKVYNLINRRRFQQMDVLEGLNVLVTISGKKNKLRVYYLSWLRNRILHNDPEVEKKQGWITVGDLEGCVHYKVVKYERIKFLVIALKNSVEIYAWAPKPYHKFMAFKSFTDLQHKPQLVDLTVEEGQRLKVIYGSSVGFHVIDVDSGNPYDIYIPSHIQSSVTPHAIVVLPKTDGMEMLLCYEDEGVYVNTYGRITKDVVLQWGEMPTSVAYIHSNQIMGWGEKAIEIRSVETGHLDGVFMHKRAQRLKFLSERNDKVFFASVRSGGSSQVFFMTLNRNSMMNW is encoded by the exons ATGGCGAGTGATTCTCCGGCCAGAAGTTTGGATGAGATCGATCTTTCGGCTCTGCGG GACCCAGCAGGTATATTTGAGTTGGTGGAACTTGTGGGAAATGGAACATATGGACAAGTGTATAAG GGTCGGCATGTCAAGACAGGCCAGCTTGCTGCAATCAAGGTCATGGATGTCACGGGA gatgaggaggaggaaatcAAAGCTGAAATTAACATGCTGAAGAAGTACTCCCACCACCGCAACATTGCCACCTATTACGGTGCCTTCGTCAAGAAGAACCATCCAGGAATGGATGATCAGTTATGG TTGGTGATGGAGTTCTGTGGTGCTGGCTCAGTAACAGACTTGATAAAGAACACCAAGGGGAACTCTCTGAAGGAAGAGTGGACTGCATACATCTGCAGAGAGATTCTcagg GGTTTGACTCATTTGCATCAGCATAAGGTCATTCATCGAGACATCAAAGGTCAAAACGTGTTGCTAACAGAGAACGCGGAGGTCAAGCTAG TGGATTTTGGTGTCAGTGCACAGTTGGACCGCACCGTGGGTAGACGGAACACTTTCATCGGTACACCGTATTGGATGGCCCCTGAGGTCATCGCCTGCGATGAGAACCCAGATGCTACATATGACTTCAAG AGTGACCTCTGGTCTTTGGGAATCACAGCCATTGAGATGGCAGAAGGAGCCCCAC cTCTCTGTGACATGCACCCCATGCGAGCACTGTTTCTCATTCCCAGAAACCCAGCACCCCGACTCAAGTCTAAGAAGTG gtCAAAGAAGTTCCAGTCATTTATTGACAGCTGTTTGGTAAAGAACCACAGCCAGAGGCCCAGCACAGAGCAGCTTCTCAAACACCCTTTCATCAGAGACCTGCCCAACGAGAGGCAGGTTCGCATCCAGCTCAAAGACCACATCGACCGCACCAAGAAGAAACGAGGGGAGAGAG ATGAGACTGAGTATGAGTACAGCGgaagtgaggaggaggaggaggaacgaGACATGGGAGAACCCAG CTCCATCATCAACATCCCTGGTGAGTCCACCTTAAGGCGGGACTTCCTGCGTCTGCAGCTAGCTAACAAGGAGCGTTCAGAAGCTCTGCGCAGACAACAGTTGGAGCAGCAACAGAATGAGGAACACAAGCGCCAACTACTGGCGGAACGACAGAAGCGTATCGAAGAGCagaaggagcagaggaggagactggAGGAG caacagcgacgagagagggagataagGAAACAGCAAGAACGGGAACAGAGGAGACGCTACGAGGAGATGGAGCAGCTtcggagagaggaagagaggagacatgcagagagagagcag GAGTACAAGAGGAAGcagctggaggagcagaggCAGGCGGAGCGTTTGCAGAGGCAGCTCCAGCAGGAGAGGGCTTACCTGGTCTCCCtccagcaacagcagcaggagCCCAGACCCGCAGAGAAGAAGCAGCTCTACCACTATAAAGACGCAGTAAACCCCAGCGACAAACCCGCCTGGGCCAAAGAG ATGGCCCATTTGGTCTCTGTGAAGTCCCATGGTTCCTCCATGTCAGGATCTCAGTCTTTGCATGACCAGTCTTCCCAGGGTGTCTCAGCCTTCCAGGAGAGCCTGTCACCCCATCGACCCCCAATGCCCCGTCAGAACTCAGACCCCACCTCTGAGACCCCACCACCGCCACCACGAATCACTAGCCGTGATGACAAGTTTGACCGTGGCTCCTGGCTGAGGCAGGAGGAGGACGTCCCACCCAAG GTGCCTCAGAGGACCACCTCCATATCGCCAGCACTGGTGAGGAAGAACTCTCCTGGGAATGGACCAGGGGGTTTGGGACCAAGGGCCGGAACTCATCTCATCCGGGCCAG TAACCCAGACCTGCGTGTTGCCCTGGATTCGGCACTCCAGAGGACCAGCAGTGGGAGTTCATCAAGCTCCAGTACCCCCAGCTCCCAGGGTGGCTCTAATGAGAGGAACCGGGTGGGAG GATCCGGTAAACCCGAGGGATCTTCAGCCGCATCCCAAGAGACCAAGCCGAAAGCTCAGGAGGAGAGCCGTGAAGTGACCAGACCTAGCCGACCAGCA GACCTCACCGCTCTGGCCAAGGAGCTAAGGGAACTGCGGTGCAATGAGGAGACGAACCGGCCGCCCGTTAAAGTGACGGATTACTCTTCCTCCAGTGAGGAGTCAGagagcagtgaggaggaggatggggaGGGTGGGGCTCATGACGGCACCGTGCCTGTCAGCGATATCCCTCGAATCAT GCCATCAGCCGGCCAGGAGAGCAGTGAATCATACAGCGGGATGGGTGATCATGAGGATGACCATAGCAACAATTCCTATGGCAACAACTCGAAAGATAGCACCTTGATGATGAGAGag ACGTTTGAGGATAGAAAGCGCTCGGGTCACGCCGAGAGCAACGGTTTCCCCGGTAACGGCAATCTGCCCGATCTAGTGCAGCAAAGTCGTTCTCCCTTGGCCACGCCTGGCGAGGGTCCAGGGCGGCACCCCGGTCTGCATGCGCAGGACCTCGACTCTGTGGCTGAA TATGGAATGGGGAGTGGTTCCAAAGCCTCCTTCACCCCATTTGTAGATCCGCGGGTATATCAGACCTCGCCTactgaggatgatgatgaaaacTCTGcttcag CTAATTTTGCAGATGAGATGTTGCGTCAggaacaggagcaggagcaaGCTCGGCTGAACGAGGCGCGAAAGATCTCTGTCGTCAACGTCAACCCCACCAACATACGGCCACACAGTGACACACCAGAGATCCGTAAATACAAAAAGCGCTTCAATTCAGAGATTCTGTGTGCGGCACTGTGGG GAGTGAATCTGCTCGTTGGCACTGAGAACGGGCTGATGCTTCTGGATCGAAGCGGGCAGGGGAAGGTCTACAATCTCATAAACCGCAGACGCTTCCAGCAAATGGATGTTCTGGAGGGTCTCAATGTTCTGGTCACTATATCGG gtaaaaagaacaaactgaGGGTGTACTATCTGTCATGGCTTAGGAATAGGATACTTCATAATGATCCTGAGGTGGAGAAGAAACAGGGCTGGATCACGGTGGGAGACCTAGAGGGCTGTGTCCATTATAAAGTCG tgaaatatgaaagaaTCAAGTTCTTAGTGATTGCCTTGAAGAATTCGGTGGAGATATATGCATGGGCTCCAAAACCATACCACAAATTCATGGCTTTCAAG TCTTTCACAGATCTGCAACACAAGCCTCAGTTGGTTGACCTGACAGTGGAAGAAGGTCAGAGGTTAAAGGTTATCTATGGGTCCAGCGTTGGTTTTCATGTGATTGACGTAGACTCTGGGAACCCGTACGATATCTACATCCCATCCCAC ATTCAGAGCAGTGTCACCCCTCACGCCATTGTGGTGCTCCCCAAGACCGACGGGATGGAGATGCTTCTGTGTTATGAAGATGAGGGAGTCTATGTGAACACTTACGGCAGAATCACTAAAGACGTGGTGCTACAATGGGGAGAGATGCCCACCTCTGTTG